Part of the Rhizobium lentis genome, ACGATCGAGAAGTCGCATCAGGCGCAGTGCCGTGTCGGCGACTTCCGCTTCGGTCGGGTCGACGCGGATGGGAACGCCCGTTTCCGCTTGAGCAATGCCGATTTCCAAGACGAGCGACTGCGTCACCGCCAGATCGATATCGAGTACGAGCGAGTAGTAAGGGGCGCCGGCACTGGCCCGCGTAATCTGGCTGACATTGGGAACGTCGGCGGCAATCAGCAAGGAATCTCCAGCCCCGAAATCGAAGGTCGTGCTCCCCATGGTCACCCGCTTGGCTCCCTGAAGAACGAGGGCCACCAGCGGTTTGGAGATCGCAAACTGCATTTCGCTCGACGCCGTCGACCGCATGGCAAAAAGCCCGGGGATGGGCGTGCGCGCGACACCATGCATGTCAGCATTCGCGTCGGCGAAACGGCGCACGCATTCGAGGAGAGTGCTGTTCATCGTGTTCCACTCCGATCGACCAGAATGCAGACATCCTAAAGCGCGAGCGCACCTCCCGCAAGCGGGCTTGGCGGATTAGGCAAGGATTCTGAATTCCGCGACAATGCCGACCGTAAGGGCTTGCGGTAGCTCAAGTCATTCTGCAGCCCACAGCACGTGCTGGCCTGGAGAAATAGGCAAGGCATAGCGAGGATTCGGCAACCTCCGAGCCGCGATCCCTGTCATAAAACCCCTGTCACCCACAAACAGATTGAAGGAGAACGCACATGAATACAGTTTCAATCATCACCGGCGGTAGCCGTGGCCTGGGCCGCAACACCGCAGTCAGCATCGCGCATCATGGTGGGGACGTCATCTTGACCTACCGCAGCGGCGCTGCCGACGCGCAAGCCGTCGTCGCCGAAATCGAAGCTCTCGGCCGCAAGGCGGTGGCACTGCAGCTCGACGTGACGGACGTCGCCTCGTTCGCGGCCTTCGCTGACAACGTTCGGAATACCCTGTCGGCGACCTGGGGCCGCACCAACTTCGATCATCTGGTCAACAATGCTGGCCAGGGCGAAATGGCGAGTTTCGCCGAGACGACCGAGGCCCAGTTCGATGCTCTCTTCGACACCCATGTCAAAGGCGTCTTTTTCCTCACCCAGACGCTCCTGCCGCTGTTGGCCGATGGTGGCCGCATCGTGAATTTTTCCTCGGGCCTCACCCGTGTCTCGGCTGCCGGCTTCTCGGCCTATTCCGCCGCAAAGGGCGCGGTCGAGATTCTGACCCTCTATATGGCCAAGGAACTGGCCGGACGCGGCATCACCGCCAATACGGTGGCACCAGGTGCCATCGAGACCGACTTCCTCGGCGGCGCGGTTCGCGACATGCCCGATCTCAACAAGCAGTTCGCCGGCATGACTGCGCTCGGTCGTGTGGGTGTCCCTGACGATATCGGTCCCATGGTCGCAAGCCTGCTAGGTCCCGACAACCGCTGGATAACCGCACAGCGGATTGAAGTTTCCGGCGGTCAGGTCATCTGATGCAAGGAACCGGGAAGCCGCCGTCAGAGCTCGTGGCGGCTCCCTGCCACACAGGCGCGAAGTGGTCTAGATTCCAGCTCGCGCCAAGATTAAGGTCTGGCCGAGTTTTGATCTACCACACAGGAACGGCAGCCGTGGCCTCGCGGGTTGATCATTGCTATGCCACCGAGCCGACATAGGCGTGGCTTGCCGGATCGTCGCCGACAATGATGACCGCAAGGCCTGTCGTGACGCCGCTCATCTTTTCCAGCGCCGCCGTCGCACTCTTGACCGTCTCGAGTAAGGATGCAGCAACAAGCTTGCCGTCGATGACCTCGACCATCTCTCAGCCCATGCGTTCGGAGGCGTAGCTTCCGGGGCTGGCCGGGAAGACGACGGTGCGGTTGCCGTTGATGAAGGTGCGGTGATGGATATGGGCGTGGATGGCGCGCGCCAGCACCTGGCTTTCGACGTCGCGGCCGATCGAGACATAGTCGTCGGGTGACTGCGCATGGGTGATGCGCGCGGTGTCCTGCTCGATGATCGGGCCTTCGTCGAGGTCGGCGGTCACGTAATGGGCGGTCGCGCCGATCAGCTTGACGCCTCGGCTGTAGGCCTGCTTGTAGGGGTTGGCACCCTTGAAGCTCGGCAGGAAGGAGTGGTGAATATTGATGATCCTGCCCGACATCTGCTTGCAGAGCTGGTCGGAGAGGACCTGCATGTAGCGGGCGAGCACGATCAGCTCGGTGCCGGTCTGCTCGACGAGATCGACGAGCTGGGCTTCGGCCTGCGGCTTGTTCTCCTTGGTCACCTTGATGTGGTGGAAGGGAATGTCGTGGTTGACGACGACCTTCTGGTAGTCGAAATGGTTGGAGACGACGCCGACAATGTCGATCGGCAGGGCGCCGATCTTCCAGCGGTAGAGCAGGTCGTTGAGACAATGGCCGAAGCGCGACACCATCAGCAGCACCTTCATGCGGCTCTCACTGTCGTGGAATTCGTAATCCATCTCGAAGGGCGCGGCGACGGCAGCGAAATCGGCGCTGATCGCCGAGCCGGACAGACCCTCCTCGGAAATGAAGCTGACGCGCATGAAGAACCTGCCGGTATCGAGATCGTCGAACTGGCTGGAATCGATGATGTTGCAGCCCTTCTCCGCCAGATAGCTCGAAATCGCCGCGACGATCCCGCGCGTCGATTGGCAGGATATTGTGAGCACATGGGTGGTCATGACAATCCTCAGTCGAACCGCCATCGAGCGGTCTATTAAAGTTGATACTGATAAGATGAGGGAGATCAGGCGGCGAGCAGTTGTTTCAGCTTGATCTGCGGTGCGGCGAGCGCTGCCGGATCGGGATGACGTCCGGCGGCGATCAGCATCTCGGCGAGCCGGATATCGCGAGCGATCGCATTGCCCGGTCCGATGCCGCTCGCGGCAAGCAGGCGGCCATCGGCGCCAAGATGGAAGAGAATGAAGGCCTCGGTAGACAGATCACGTCGAACCGTCGTTACAGCCCCCTCGGCAAGCCCCGCGATCTGCAGCGTCAGATCGTATTGATCCGACCAGAACCACGGCACAGCGGCGCTGGTTTCTTGTGCGCCCATCATGTTGGCGGCGGCAAGCGCGCCCTGCTCATGCGCATTGCGCCAGGACTCTAGCCGGATACGCCGGCCACCGTAGTGACGGATCGGAAAGGAGCAACAATCCCCGGCCGCGAAGATATCGGGATCGCTTGTTTGCAGATGCTGATCGACCGCGATGCCGTTGTCAATGACAAGGCCGGCCGCATCGGCGAGCGCCACATTCGGAATCGAGCCGACACCGACGACCACAAGGTTTGCCGCAATCACCCGGCCGTCTTCCAGCGAGATGCGCACGTCACTCGGTCGTTCATCGATCGCGGCGATTTTTATGCCCAAGAGAAGGTCCACGCCCGCGCCGCGATGGCGGTTGCAGACCACCTCCGCGATTTCTGCTGGCACGGCGCGGGTAAGAACGCGCGGTAGGCCTTCGAGAAGCGTGACGCCTGCGCCGAGTTTTCGGGCGCTAGCGGCAAGCTCCAGGCCGATGAACCCGCCGCCGATGATCGCGATATGGTTGCCTTCGGCCATGTGCGGGCGGATGGCGGAGGCATCGCCATAACTGCGCAGGACGCGGATGCGGCCGTGCGAATACGGCGCAGCTGGTAGTTCTCGTGCACTGGCGCCAGTTGCCAGAAGAAGCTTGTCGTATGGAAGCCGGGAGCCGTTCGACAGCGCGACGTTTCTTCCGTTCCGGTCGATTGCGATCACCGACACGCCTGTGATTATCTGGATGCGCTCCGCCTCGAAGCGGGCGGCATCGGCAACGAACGTCGGCTGGGCGCCCGCGACGATGGCATCTTTGGAGAGTGGCGGCCGCTCATAGGGCAAGAGCGGTTCCGTACCGACGAGCGTGACAGCGCCGTCGAAACCCCGTTCACGCAGCGCAAAGGCTGCGCGTGCGCCGCACTCTCCGGCGCCTACGATGACAAAAGAGGACATGACCAAGCCTCGCGTGAGAGAGAAAGTAAAAACGCGTTCCGACCGGATGCTTCAGACCGGCAGTTCGACCAGCACCGTCCCATCCTCGACGCGCGCCGCGTAGACGTTGAGGTTCTTGCATACCGGCAGGCGCTTGTTGTCGCCGGGAAACTTGCCATTGTACTTGAAGCGGTTTTCCTGGGTGCGAAGGATATACAGGCGCAGTTCCGGCACGATCAAATGCCAATAGGCGACGGCAGAGGCCGCGAAGAGCACGTTCCACGGCAAGAAATAGTGTGGCAGCCATTTCAGGAGGGCCACCGGCTTCGGAGGCAGGGTGAAGACAGGGGCGGTCTCGATCCGTCCGTCGGGAGCCCAATCGCCCCGCTTGTTGAGTTTGCCAAAGCTCAGGTCATCCATCGGGGTCTCCGTCAGATCGATTGGGCGAGAGTGAAGAAGCGTTCGAAGGCGGCGTCATCCATATCCACCTGATGCCTCGTTTCGGGGTAGGCGCCGCTGGCGACATCGGCAGCAAATGCGCGGAAGGCTTCAACGCGTTTTGTCTGCAGCTCGGCCGTGAGGGCGACGAAATCGGCGTATCGTTTGGCATGGCGGGGATAGTGGTCCGCATGCGTGCCAAGCACGTCCGACGAGAAGAGATATTGCGTGTCGCAAGCCGAACCGCAGCCCATTCCCATGGTGATCATCGGCGTGTTGCGGGTGATGTAGTCGGCGAGGCGCACTGGCACCACTTCGACCTCGATCGCAGCGGCACCCGCATTCTCGAGATCCCTCACGGCGCGTAGTACGCGTAGCGCCTCCTCCGGTGTCCTGCCGATCGCTCGGAAATTTGTCCATGTGGCGCGGTTTGGAACGAGCCCGACATGACCGGTCACAGGTATGCCTTCCCGCGCCATCGCCTCGATGAAATAGGGAGAATGCGAACAATAGATGGAGTCGGCGCCACGTTTCAGCATCTCGAAACCGAGACGGATTGCTTCTTGCTGCGATGAAACGGCACCGTGAGGCATGCCCACCGACAGGAACGCAAACGGCACGGCCGCGCGAATGGTTTCGAGATTGTGGTTCGGTTCGCAGGACAGGATGGTGATCCCGCACTCCATCGCTGCCGCGGCTTCCTCAGCGTTGTCAACATGCAGCTGAAGCCACTTGCGCGAGCCTTTTTGGCTCTGCAAGTCATGGACCGTGGTGCGTCTTGTCATCAGATCTCCCCTCGATTTGGGGCGATCATAGTCTGCAGGTAGAGCATCCGCTGCTGGTTTGCTGATCAAATCAGATCAAGCACTCGGTCTCAGAGATTTTCCCCAGGATTGCAACGAACCGGATCGGATCGTTGGTGACGGGCTCGTTGATGAGGCCGAGACGGGCGAGCATCAGATCAAGCTCGCGGCGCCCCATTGGTATCCATCGCAAGTCGCACTTCATCCTTGAACCCACCAGATCTGAAAGGCGAGATCCCCGATTTGGCAGCGTTGGCGTCAGCGCTGAATCTTGCCGGTAATCGGCGTCTTCTACAGGCTTGCGGGCCTGAGGGCTGCGGGTACGGTTGTTTATGACAGTTTTATGACTGAATATACGGCGCTCTCCGTCGTTACGGCGAAGGACCTGGGCCGAGGTGATCATGCATGAAACAGAACTGAAGTTCGAACTTTCGTCATCTGGTGCGGCACAGCTCCTGAAGAAGAATCCGTTCGATTCCTCGCCCACGATCCTTCAGCAAAAGTCCATTTATTTTGACGCTCCCGGATGGGAACTTTCCAAGCGCGGCGTATCGCTGCGCATCCGGCAATCGGGAAACGAGCGGATACAGACCGTCAAGGCCGGCAATGGCGCCGCGGTCGGATCGTACACACGCGAGGAATGGGAACAACCAGTCGCGGGCGATCTACCAGTTCTTGATGATCCCGAAATCCGAGACCTGCTGGCGGGCGCTGGGCCGAAGCTGGCGCCCGTGTTCGAGGTTCATGTCAAACGGCATCGTTGGAACGTCGCCGATGGCGACGCCACAATCGAAGTCGCCTTGGACCTCGGCAAAGTGGTCGCGGCGGATCGCGAGGCGCCGCTTTGCGAGATCGAGTTTGAAAGGAAGGCAGGCTCACCGACAGCGCTGTTTGCGCTCGCCCGAAAGGTCGATCAGATGACGCCGGTGCATCTCGGGGTGCTCAGCAAAGCGGAACGGGGCTATCGTCTGCTGGGGGCAGCACCCGGCGCTGTGAAAGCAAGCCCCACTCCGCTCACGTCCGAGATGAGCGCGGCAACCGCTTTCGCGCACATCGCCGCGGCCTGTCTCAGGCAGTTTCGTCTCAATGAAATGGCGCTGACTTGGTCCCGCGATGCCGAAGCCCTGCACCAGGCGCGTGTGTCGCTGCGACGGCTGCGCTCCCTTTGTTCAATCTCCAAATCCCTGTTTGAGGACAGCCGTTTCGACCACCTGCGAGAAGAATTGAAATGGCTTGCCTCGGAGCTTGGCGATGCCCGCAACATCGACGTGATGATCGACCGCGCTTCGGGCGAAGCTCTGTCGCACCGTCTTCGAGACGCTCGTGATGACGCCTACGGGGCGGTCAAAGCAGCGCTCTCCTCGGTGCGTGCGCGCTCCTTGATGATCGATACCGCCGAGTGGATCTCCATCAGAGACTGGCGAACTAACCAATCGGGCGAAGCAGGGCACGATCAGTCTTCAAGGGATTTCGCCGCCGGTGTGTTTGATAAACTTTGGAAAAAGGTGGCGAAGCGCGGCACCAATCTCATCGAGGCCGACGACGAGACACGCCATGAGGTGCGCATAGCCGCAAAGAAACTGCGCTATGCGGCGGAGTTCTTTGCGCCGCTCTACGCGAGCAAAGGGGAAAGCAAACGCCACCGTCGCTTCATCACGGCCATGTCAGATCTTCAGGATGAGCTCGGTTCTCTGAACGATCTCGCCACTGCTTCGGATATGCTGTCGGCCTTGGGACTTTTGGATGTGGCGGGCGCGGAAGAGCTCCTCGGCGCGAACGACAAGGCGAAGCTCCTTCAACAAGCGGCAGAAGCGCACGACAACTTTGTCGAAACGAAACGTTTCTGGCGCTGAGGCGATCATGGTCGGTCGGACGGCGTTGCGGTTGCGTCGCGCAAAGTAGGGGAGGGGTCTTTCAAGACCCGGATGCCTTGGTGAGATAGACCAGGAAGCGATCGCGCCGGCGAAGCCTCGCAGTTCGCTCCCAATGTGGGAGCTGGCGGCGGAAGGGACATTTCAGTGAAATCGTCAGCCGAAAATCGTCCATCATCTATCGGCCAAGCCTAGCGGGGCATGCCGACATTCCCGTTTGAAATGACGAAGTAAAAACCGACAGTGTTCCAAGGAACGGCGCCGGCCGGAGTTGACGCGAAACGTCTTTTTGACGATACGGCGCGGTGGCGCATGGCGGAAATCCGCTGACGAGGCAAATGGAACAAGTGCGGAGCATGGGTTTGAAACGGGCGGTGGACTTTTTCCTGGCTTTGGTCGCGTCGATCATCCTGCTCTTTCCGATCCTTGTCGTCGCGCTTTGTGTACGGCTGACGTCGCCAGGACCAATTCTCTACTGGTCAAAACGTGTCGGACGTTTCAATCAGATCTTTCTGATGCCGAAATTCCGCAGCATGCGCGTCGACACGCCAACAGTCGCGACACATCTGCTCGAAAACCCCGAGCGGTTTCTGACGCCGATCGGTTCGTTTCTGCGCAAATCCAGTCTCGACGAACTGCCGCAGCTCTGGTGCATTCTGGGCGGCAAGATGAGTTTCGTCGGGCCACGGCCGGCGCTCTACAACCAGTATGATTTGATCGAATTGCGCACGGCCCACGGCGTCGACAAACTCCTGCCCGGATTGACCGGATGGGCGCAGATCAACGGGCGGGACGAACTGCCGATTCCGGAGAAGGTGAAATTCGATATCGAATATCTCGAGCGGCGCTCGATCGGCTTCGACATGCGCATCCTGTTTCTGACGGCCGAGAAGGTACTCCGCCGTAGGGGTATAAAGCATTAGATTACCTACTTCTGATAGATAAGCGGTGCGGAAGACTTTGATTTCCGATTATTTCAGTTGCGCCCGTTGCAGAAAATGACAAGAAGGTGGTTGTCCGATTGATCCGCGAGACGCTGGGAAGCAATGCCTGAAAATACCCCCACTGAGACGCCACGCTCGGGATGGTTCTTAGTGCCGATGCAGGCGCTCGTCGCCCCTCTGCTGGCGATGCCGCGTGCTGCCAAACGCGCGCTCGCCTTGCTGGTGGATTCCGGCCTTTGCGTCCTGACGATCTGGCTGGCTTATTGCTTCCGTCTGAACGAATGGACGGTGCTAACCGGCGTGCAGTGGTTGCCGGTCTTCGTTTCCTTGTGCATGGCGCTTCCGATCTTCATCGTCATGGGCATGTATCGGGCGATCTTCCGTTATGCCAATATGGCCGCTTTCATTGCGGTGCTGAAGGCCGTTGCGATCTACGGCGTCGCCTTCATGACGATATTCACGGCGCTGAGCGTCCCGGGCGTTCCGAGAACCGTCGGCATTCTCCAGCCCTTCCTGCTGCTGATTGCGATCGGCCTGTCGCGGTTGGGTATCCGTTATTGGCTCGGGGATACCTATCAGCGTATCCTCCACCAGAATACGCTCGCCAAAGTGCTGATCTATGGGGCAGGGAACGCCGGGCGCCAGCTCGCCGGCGCTTTGACGAACAGCGCCGAACTCAATGTCGTCGGTTACCTTGATGATGATCCGCGCCTTAAGGGCGGCATCATGGGCGGTTTGCCGATCTATGATCCATCGGATCTTCCGGTGCTTGCCGAAGCTCTTGGCGTGCACAACGTGCTGCTTGCTCTTCCCTCCACATCACGACAGCGTCGCAATGAGATCCTGGAGCGCATCCGCAAAGCCAGGGTGAATGTTCGAACATTGCCGGATCTCACCGCGCTTGCTCAGGGGCGTGTCGCCGTCTCCGACATTCGTGAACTAGAGATCGAAGACTTGCTGGGAAGGGAAGCGGTAGCGCCGCGGCAGGAACTGCTCGACAAGGCGATGCGCAACAAGGTGGTGATGGTCACGGGCGCCGGCGGCTCGATCGGCGGCGAGCTATGTCGCCAGATCCTGCGCAATGCGCCGTCGAGCCTTATCCTCTTGGATCAGAACGAGTTTGCGCTCTATAATATCCACGCCGAATTGCTGAAGCTGGCCGAACTTTACAAGCATGAGAGCGTGCAGATCGTCCCGATCCTCTGTTCCGTCCGCGACCAGGATCGCATGGAACATATCATGCAGAGCTGGCGG contains:
- a CDS encoding sugar transferase, producing MGLKRAVDFFLALVASIILLFPILVVALCVRLTSPGPILYWSKRVGRFNQIFLMPKFRSMRVDTPTVATHLLENPERFLTPIGSFLRKSSLDELPQLWCILGGKMSFVGPRPALYNQYDLIELRTAHGVDKLLPGLTGWAQINGRDELPIPEKVKFDIEYLERRSIGFDMRILFLTAEKVLRRRGIKH
- a CDS encoding inorganic triphosphatase, with amino-acid sequence MHETELKFELSSSGAAQLLKKNPFDSSPTILQQKSIYFDAPGWELSKRGVSLRIRQSGNERIQTVKAGNGAAVGSYTREEWEQPVAGDLPVLDDPEIRDLLAGAGPKLAPVFEVHVKRHRWNVADGDATIEVALDLGKVVAADREAPLCEIEFERKAGSPTALFALARKVDQMTPVHLGVLSKAERGYRLLGAAPGAVKASPTPLTSEMSAATAFAHIAAACLRQFRLNEMALTWSRDAEALHQARVSLRRLRSLCSISKSLFEDSRFDHLREELKWLASELGDARNIDVMIDRASGEALSHRLRDARDDAYGAVKAALSSVRARSLMIDTAEWISIRDWRTNQSGEAGHDQSSRDFAAGVFDKLWKKVAKRGTNLIEADDETRHEVRIAAKKLRYAAEFFAPLYASKGESKRHRRFITAMSDLQDELGSLNDLATASDMLSALGLLDVAGAEELLGANDKAKLLQQAAEAHDNFVETKRFWR
- a CDS encoding 3-methyl-2-oxobutanoate hydroxymethyltransferase → MTRRTTVHDLQSQKGSRKWLQLHVDNAEEAAAAMECGITILSCEPNHNLETIRAAVPFAFLSVGMPHGAVSSQQEAIRLGFEMLKRGADSIYCSHSPYFIEAMAREGIPVTGHVGLVPNRATWTNFRAIGRTPEEALRVLRAVRDLENAGAAAIEVEVVPVRLADYITRNTPMITMGMGCGSACDTQYLFSSDVLGTHADHYPRHAKRYADFVALTAELQTKRVEAFRAFAADVASGAYPETRHQVDMDDAAFERFFTLAQSI
- a CDS encoding polysaccharide biosynthesis protein, whose product is MPENTPTETPRSGWFLVPMQALVAPLLAMPRAAKRALALLVDSGLCVLTIWLAYCFRLNEWTVLTGVQWLPVFVSLCMALPIFIVMGMYRAIFRYANMAAFIAVLKAVAIYGVAFMTIFTALSVPGVPRTVGILQPFLLLIAIGLSRLGIRYWLGDTYQRILHQNTLAKVLIYGAGNAGRQLAGALTNSAELNVVGYLDDDPRLKGGIMGGLPIYDPSDLPVLAEALGVHNVLLALPSTSRQRRNEILERIRKARVNVRTLPDLTALAQGRVAVSDIRELEIEDLLGREAVAPRQELLDKAMRNKVVMVTGAGGSIGGELCRQILRNAPSSLILLDQNEFALYNIHAELLKLAELYKHESVQIVPILCSVRDQDRMEHIMQSWRPQTLYHAAAYKHVPLVEHNAVEGIKNNVMGTLVTARAANKCGVSNFVLISTDKAVRPTNVMGASKRLAEMVLQALAAEPAADRARTNFSMVRFGNVLGSSGSVVPLFRQQIKEGGPVTLTHPKITRYFMTISEASQLVIQAGAMAEGGDVFLLDMGEPVRIADLARKMVELSGLTVRDDDNPEGDIELSVTGLRPGEKLYEELLIGDNPETTEHPRIMKAREDFLFWPELSKKLNSLNAALDRNDMVAARATLAELVSGYSSTGEVSDLAFTGAETITAA
- a CDS encoding SDR family NAD(P)-dependent oxidoreductase, translating into MNTVSIITGGSRGLGRNTAVSIAHHGGDVILTYRSGAADAQAVVAEIEALGRKAVALQLDVTDVASFAAFADNVRNTLSATWGRTNFDHLVNNAGQGEMASFAETTEAQFDALFDTHVKGVFFLTQTLLPLLADGGRIVNFSSGLTRVSAAGFSAYSAAKGAVEILTLYMAKELAGRGITANTVAPGAIETDFLGGAVRDMPDLNKQFAGMTALGRVGVPDDIGPMVASLLGPDNRWITAQRIEVSGGQVI
- a CDS encoding NAD(P)/FAD-dependent oxidoreductase, producing MSSFVIVGAGECGARAAFALRERGFDGAVTLVGTEPLLPYERPPLSKDAIVAGAQPTFVADAARFEAERIQIITGVSVIAIDRNGRNVALSNGSRLPYDKLLLATGASARELPAAPYSHGRIRVLRSYGDASAIRPHMAEGNHIAIIGGGFIGLELAASARKLGAGVTLLEGLPRVLTRAVPAEIAEVVCNRHRGAGVDLLLGIKIAAIDERPSDVRISLEDGRVIAANLVVVGVGSIPNVALADAAGLVIDNGIAVDQHLQTSDPDIFAAGDCCSFPIRHYGGRRIRLESWRNAHEQGALAAANMMGAQETSAAVPWFWSDQYDLTLQIAGLAEGAVTTVRRDLSTEAFILFHLGADGRLLAASGIGPGNAIARDIRLAEMLIAAGRHPDPAALAAPQIKLKQLLAA
- the purU gene encoding formyltetrahydrofolate deformylase; the protein is MTTHVLTISCQSTRGIVAAISSYLAEKGCNIIDSSQFDDLDTGRFFMRVSFISEEGLSGSAISADFAAVAAPFEMDYEFHDSESRMKVLLMVSRFGHCLNDLLYRWKIGALPIDIVGVVSNHFDYQKVVVNHDIPFHHIKVTKENKPQAEAQLVDLVEQTGTELIVLARYMQVLSDQLCKQMSGRIINIHHSFLPSFKGANPYKQAYSRGVKLIGATAHYVTADLDEGPIIEQDTARITHAQSPDDYVSIGRDVESQVLARAIHAHIHHRTFINGNRTVVFPASPGSYASERMG